A DNA window from Helianthus annuus cultivar XRQ/B chromosome 15, HanXRQr2.0-SUNRISE, whole genome shotgun sequence contains the following coding sequences:
- the LOC110911780 gene encoding homeobox-DDT domain protein RLT1 isoform X2, which produces METNDNINGQTDGFKKPKRQMKTPYQLEILEKTYDSEMYPSEATRAQLSESLGLTDRQLQMWFCHRRLKEKKEEIVKKVVGEQMEVLKSSKRELIVAERDGSWSMSRHESWSGSGSESDSSRDNEPVVRSRANELTQEPAAIVKEKRVFVGG; this is translated from the exons ATGGAGACTAATGATAATATTAATGGTCAAACTGATGGATTCAAGAAACCCAAACGCCAGATGAAGACTCCTTATCAACTGGAGATTCTTGAAAAAACCTATGATT CCGAGATGTATCCGTCTGAGGCGACAAGAGCACAGCTGTCGGAATCCCTAGGGTTAACCGACCGGCAGTTGCAAATGTGGTTTTGCCACCGCCGGTtaaaagagaagaaagaagaaatTGTTAAAAAGGTAGTCGGGGAACAGATGGAGGTTTTAAAATCTTCTAAACGAGAATTGATTGTGGCTGAGCGCGATGGTTCGTGGTCTATGTCGCGTCATGAGTCATGGTCAGGTTCAGGTTCAGAGTCGGATTCTAGCCGGGATAATGAACCCGTGGTGCGTAGCAGGGCGAATGAATTGACCCAAG AACCTGCCGCCATAGTGAAGGAGAAAAGGGTTTTTGTAGGTGGTTGA
- the LOC110911780 gene encoding homeobox-DDT domain protein RLT1 isoform X1 encodes METNDNINGQTDGFKKPKRQMKTPYQLEILEKTYDSEMYPSEATRAQLSESLGLTDRQLQMWFCHRRLKEKKEEIVKKVVGEQMEVLKSSKRELIVAERDGSWSMSRHESWSGSGSESDSSRDNEPVVRSRANELTQGTDDMTHNSHHFSFSLRIEMLFWK; translated from the exons ATGGAGACTAATGATAATATTAATGGTCAAACTGATGGATTCAAGAAACCCAAACGCCAGATGAAGACTCCTTATCAACTGGAGATTCTTGAAAAAACCTATGATT CCGAGATGTATCCGTCTGAGGCGACAAGAGCACAGCTGTCGGAATCCCTAGGGTTAACCGACCGGCAGTTGCAAATGTGGTTTTGCCACCGCCGGTtaaaagagaagaaagaagaaatTGTTAAAAAGGTAGTCGGGGAACAGATGGAGGTTTTAAAATCTTCTAAACGAGAATTGATTGTGGCTGAGCGCGATGGTTCGTGGTCTATGTCGCGTCATGAGTCATGGTCAGGTTCAGGTTCAGAGTCGGATTCTAGCCGGGATAATGAACCCGTGGTGCGTAGCAGGGCGAATGAATTGACCCAAGGTACAGATGACATGACTCATAATTCTCATCATTTTTCATTTAGTTTACGGATTGAAAtgttattttggaaatga
- the LOC110911781 gene encoding ABC transporter C family member 2, with protein sequence MGFKPLVSYCRPVENGVWAIAVENEFGPYTPCATDSLVTGISHLVLLGACIYRIWVTKKNLKVQRFKLRSNLYNYWLGLLAFYSAAEPLFRLIMGISAFNVDGETGLAPYEMVTLLLKALTWCCMLIMIGLETMVYVYEVRWFVRFGVVYALLGDAVLFNLVLSVSKYYTRYVLYLFFSEVAIQVLFGLCLLVYLPTLDPYPGYTPIRDESLDDGEYEELADREQICPERHTNIISSIFFSWMDPLMLLGYKRPLTEKDIWKLDTWDKTETLNSRFQIYWAEELRKPKPWLLRALHRSLGGRFWWGGFWKIGNDLSQFVGPLILNQLLLSMQERGPAQIGYIYAFSIFVGVVLGVLCEAQYFQNVMRVGYRLRSTLIAAVFRKTLRLTNESRRKIASGKITNLMTTDSESLQQVSQSLHTLWSAPFRIIIALVLLYQQLGVASILGALLLVLMFPIQTLVISNMQRMSKEGLQRTDKRIGLMNEILAAMDTVKCYAWEDSFQKKVQSVRTDELSWFRKVQMLGALNTFILNSIPVVVIVVSFGLFTLFGGELTPARAFTSLSLFAVLRFPLFMLPNMITQVVNANVSLKRLEDLLLAEERLLLPNPPLEPGLPAISIKNGSFSWDSKSDRPTLSNINLDIQMGSLVAIVGSTGEGKTSLVSAMLGELPPVSDAHVVIRGTVAYVPQVSWIFNATVRDNILFGSPFEREKYEKTIDVTALHHDLDLLPGGDLTEIGERGVNISGGQKQRVSMARAVYSNSDVYVFDDPLSALDAHVGRQVFEKCIKEELRGKTRVLVTNQLHFLSQVDRIMLVHEGMVKEEGSYEELSQNGVLFQRLMENAGKMEEYVEEQEETGGSDSKTSKPVTNGELVKDSEKKKETKSVLIKQEERETGVVSFNVLKRYKDALGGWWVVGILFGCYTATETLRILSSTWLSIWTDESTPKIYSPLFYNIIYALLSLGQVLVTLGNSYWLIMTSLYAARKLHNAMLSSILRAPMVFFHTNPLGRIINRFAKDLGDIDRNVAPFVNMFLGQVSQLLSTFVLIGLLSTMSLWAILPLLLLFYAAYLYYQSTAREVKRMDSITRSPVYAQFGEALNGLSTIRAYKAYDRMAKINGNSMDNNIRFTLVNMSANRWLAIRLETVGGLMIWFTATFAVMQNGKARNQEAFASTMGLLLSYALNITSLLTAVLRLASLAENSLNAVERVGTYIELPSEAPPVIEDSRPPPGWPSSGSIKFEDVVLRYRPELPPVLHGLTFFIPPSDKVGIVGRTGAGKSSMLNALFRIVELERGRIIIDNCDIAKFGLTDLRKVLGIIPQAPVLFSGTVRFNLDPFNEHNDPDLWESLERAHLKDVIRRNPLGLDAEVSEAGENFSVGQRQLLSLSRALLRRSKILVLDEATAAVDVRTDALIQKTIREEFKSCTMIIIAHRLNTIIDCDRILLLDAGQVVEYDAPVKLLQDEHTAFSKMVQSTGAANAQYLRNLAFGAEGEKAEKVAIDGQRKWLASTRWAAAARFALASSLSSSQNDLTQIATEDDNNILKKTKDAVVTLQGVLKGEHDRDIEVSLERAQVPSDRWWSALYKVVEGLAVMGKLGRNKLQLSEYALKDEPIDWDHVEM encoded by the exons ATGGGCTTTAAGCCCTTAGTTTCATATTGTCGTCCAGTGGAGAATGGTGTATGGGCAATAGCAGTGGAAAATGAATTCGGGCCTTACACACCCTGTGCAACAGATTCTTTGGTCACTGGCATTTCACATTTGGTCCTTCTGGGAGCTTGCATATACAGGATATGGGTTACAAAGAAGAATTTGAAAGTGCAAAGGTTCAAACTAAGGTCAAATCTCTACAATTATTGGTTGGGGTTATTGGCTTTTTACTCTGCTGCTGAGCCTTTGTTTAGATTGATAATGGGCATTTCGGCTTTTAATGTTGATGGAGAAACTGGTCTTGCTCCATATGAGATGGTTACCTTACTTCTTAAGGCTTTGACATGGTGTTGTATGCTGATCATGATTGGTCTTGAAACAATGGTTTATGTTTATGAAGTCCGTTGGTTTGTAAGGTTTGGTGTGGTTTATGCTTTGCTTGGGGATGCAGTGCTGTTCAATCTTGTGCTTTCTGTGAGCAAATACTACACTAG ATATGTTCTGTATCTCTTTTTCAGTGAGGTTGCCATACAG GTTCTGTTTGGGCTATGCTTACTTGTCTATCTTCCTACTTTGGATCCTTATCCGGGTTATACCCCGATACGTGACGAGTCTTTGGATGATGGTGAGTATGAAGAACTTGCTGATAGAGAGCAAATTTGTCCCGAGAGGCATACCAACATTATTTCAA GTATCTTCTTCTCCTGGATGGATCCACTCATGCTTTTGGGATACAAAAGACCTCTTACAGAAAAGGATATATGGAAACTGGACACCTGGGACAAGACAGAAACACTAAATAGCAG ATTTCAAATATATTGGGCAGAAGAGCTTCGTAAACCCAAACCATGGCTTTTAAGGGCTTTACATCGTAGTCTTGGAGGAAG GTTTTGGTGGGGAGGCTTTTGGAAG ATCGGCAATGATCTTTCTCAGTTTGTTGGGCCACTGATTTTGAACCAGCTGTTATTG TCTATGCAAGAACGTGGTCCGGCTCAGATAGGTTACATCTATGCATTCTCAATTTTTGTTGGAGTG GTACTTGGTGTGCTTTGTGAGGCTCAATATTTTCAGAATGTGATGCGTGTTGGATACCGCCTTCGTTCAACTCTG ATTGCTGCAGTTTTCCGGAAGACTCTAAGGCTAACTAACGAAAGTCGCAGAAAGATTGCATCTGGGAAGATTACCAACTTGATGACAACCGATTCCGAATCCCTCCAG CAAGTATCCCAGTCACTTCACACTTTGTGGTCTGCCCCTTTTCGGATCATTATCGCTTTGGTTCTTCTATACCAACAACTGGGTGTCGCCTCAATCCTTGGTGCATTATTGCTAGTTCTCATGTTCCCCATACAG ACTTTGGTTATCAGTAACATGCAAAGAATGTCCAAGGAAGGACTGCAGCGAACCGACAAGAGAATCGGTCTCATGAACGAAATATTAGCAGCGATGGACACTGTcaa ATGCTATGCTTGGGAGGATAGTTTCCAGAAAAAGGTTCAAAGTGTTAGAACTGACGAGCTATCCTGGTTTCGGAAAGTACAAATGCTAGGAGCG TTGAATACATTTATATTAAATAGTATTCCAGTGGTGGTGATTGTGGTTTCATTTGGGCTGTTTACATTATTTGGAGGAGAGTTGACACCTGCTAGAGCCTTCACATCTCTCTCTTTGTTCGCCGTACTACGTTTTCCGCTCTTCATGCTTCCAAATATGATTACTCAG GTTGTAAATGCCAATGTGTCGTTGAAACGTTTGGAAGACTTGCTTTTAGCTGAGGAGAGACTTCTTCTTCCAAATCCACCTCTTGAACCCGGTCTTCCAGCCATCTCAATTAAGAATGGATCCTTTTCATGGGATTCAAAG TCAGATAGACCTACATTGTCAAATATAAACTTAGATATACAAATGGGTAGTCTGGTGGCAATTGTTGGAAGTACAGGGGAGGGGAAGACATCACTTGTATCTGCAATGCTTGGAGAACTTCCTCCAGTTAGTGATGCACATGTTGTTATCAGAGGAACAGTTGCTTACGTCCCACAAGTCTCATGGATTTTTAATGCAACG GTACGTGACAACATATTGTTTGGATCCCCCTTTGAACGTGAAAAGTACGAGAAGACTATAGATGTAACTGCATTGCACCATGACCTAGACCTGCTTCCC GGCGGTGATCTTACTGAGATTGGTGAAAGAGGGGTGAATATTAGTGGAGGGCAAAAGCAAAGAGTTTCCATGGCTAGAGCTGTATACTCTAACTCAGATGTATATGTGTTTGATGATCCTTTAAGTGCTCTCGATGCTCATGTGGGCAGACAG GTTTTTGAGAAATGTATCAAAGAAGAATTAAGAGGAAAAACACGCGTTCTAGTTACAAATCAGCTACATTTTCTTTCACAAGTAGATAGGATCATGCTGGTCCATGAAGGCATGGTGAAAGAGGAGGGATCTTATGAGGAACTCTCACAGAATGGCGTACTCTTCCAGAGGTTAATGGAAAATGCAGGAAAAATGGAAGAATATGTGGAAGAACAAGAAGAAACAGGAGGTTCTGATTCAAAGACGTCAAAACCTGTTACTAATGGCGAGTTAGTTAAAGATTCtgaaaaaaagaaagaaaccAAATCCGTTCTTATTAAGCAAGAGGAACGGGAAACAGGTGTTGTCAGCTTCAATGTTTTAAAGAG GTATAAAGATGCATTAGGAGGGTGGTGGGTTGTGGGTATACTGTTCGGGTGCTATACAGCAACAGAGACTTTAAGAATACTGAGTAGCACATGGCTAAGTATTTGGACAGATGAAAGTACTCCAAAGATCTACAGCCCGCTCTTCTACAACATTATCTATGCATTATTATCACTTGGTCAA GTTTTGGTGACTCTGGGAAATTCTTATTGGTTGATCATGACAAGTCTTTATGCAGCTAGAAAGTTGCACAATGCGATGCTTAGCTCCATACTAAGGGCTCCTATGGTCTTTTTCCATACCAATCCACTTGGGCGTATTATTAATAGATTTGCAAAAGATCTTGGTGATATAGATCGAAATGTTGCCCCATTTGTGAACATGTTTTTGGGCCAAGTATCACAACTTTTGTCAACCTTTGTTCTCATAGGATTGTTAAGCACCATGTCTCTTTGGGCTATCTTGCCACTTTTGTTGCTCTTCTATGCAGCTTATCTGTATTATCAG AGCACTGCACGTGAGGTAAAGCGAATGGATTCAATCACAAGATCTCCTGTATATGCACAATTTGGAGAAGCACTGAACGGTCTATCTACAATCCGTGCATACAAAGCCTATGATCGAATGGCCAAAATCAACGGTAATTCCATGGACAATAACATCAGATTCACATTAGTCAACATGAGCGCAAACCGTTGGCTTGCAATCCGATTAGAAACCGTTGGGGGTCTCATGATTTGGTTCACCGCAACTTTTGCTGTTATGCAAAATGGCAAAGCAAGAAATCAAGAAGCATTTGCATCCACCATGGGTCTACTTCTAAGTTACGCATTAAATATCACTAGTTTACTGACAGCTGTCCTTAGACTTGCAAGTTTAGCCGAAAACAGCTTGAATGCTGTTGAACGTGTTGGTACTTATATTGAACTGCCTTCTGAGGCTCCTCCTGTAATTGAAGATAGCCGCCCTCCACCTGGCTGGCCTTCTTCGGGATCTATAAAGTTTGAAGATGTTGTTTTACGGTATAGGCCTGAACTTCCTCCTGTGCTGCATGGTTTGACTTTTTTTATTCCTCCAAGTGATAAGGTTGGAATAGTGGGAAGAACAGGGGCTGGGAAATCCAGCATGCTCAATGCTTTATTTCGGATTGTAGAATTGGAAAGAGGAAGAATTATTATTGATAATTGTGATATTGCAAAGTTTGGTTTGACCGATCTTCGTAAGGTTCTTGGTATCATACCTCAAGCACCCGTTCTCTTCTCAG GGACTGTGAGATTTAACCTCGATCCTTTCAACGAACACAATGATCCTGATCTTTGGGAATCTTTAGAGAGGGCCCATCTTAAGGATGTTATCAGGAGGAATCCATTAGGTTTAGATGCTGAG GTGTCAGAGGCTGGAGAGAATTTCAGTGTTGGACAACGACAGTTATTAAGTCTTTCACGTGCATTGCTCAGGAGATCAAAGATTCTTGTTCTTGATGAAGCAACTGCCGCTGTTGATGTTAGAACAGATGCACTTATCCAAAAGACCATCCGTGAAGAATTCAAGTCATGTACTATGATCATTATTGCTCACCGTCTAAATACGATTATTGATTGTGACCGTATTCTTCTGCTTGATGCTGGTCAG GTTGTTGAGTACGATGCCCCGGTAAAACTTCTGCAAGACGAACACACTGCTTTCTCTAAAATGGTTCAAAGTACAGGGGCTGCAAACGCACAATATCTACGAAACTTGGCATTTGGAGCAGAAGGAGAGAAGGCGGAGAAAGTGGCAATAGATGGTCAAAGGAAGTGGCTTGCCTCCACACGGTGGGCGGCAGCCGCCCGTTTCGCACTTGCCTCTAGCCTCAGTTCATCTCAAAACGACCTCACGCAGATAGCAACCGAAGACGATAACAATATCCTCAAGAAAACAAAAGATGCAGTTGTAACTCTTCAGGGTGTTTTGAAAGGTGAACATGATAGAGATATTGAAGTCTCACTTGAACGGGCCCAGGTCCCAAGTGATAGATGGTGGTCGGCTCTCTATAAAGTAGTTGAAG GTCTTGCAGTGATGGGCAAGTTGGGTCGTAACAAGCTCCAGCTATCAGAATACGCCTTAAAAGACGAACCGATTGATTGGGACCATGTTGAAATGTAG